Proteins from a genomic interval of Phocoena phocoena chromosome 20, mPhoPho1.1, whole genome shotgun sequence:
- the SLC38A7 gene encoding sodium-coupled neutral amino acid transporter 7 — protein sequence MAQVSINSDLGEWGLSTDSGERARLLQSPSVDIAPKSEGEAPPGGLGRGTTSTLGAIFIVVNACLGAGLLNFPAAFSTAGGVAAGITLQMAMLVFIISGLVILAYCSQASNERTYQEVVWAVCGKLTGVLCEVAIATYTFGTCIAFLIIIGDQQDKIIAVMAKEPEGAGGSPWYTDRKFTISLTAFLFILPLSIPREIGFQKYASFLSVVGTWYVTAIVIIKYIWPDKEMTPADILNRPASWIAVFNAMPTICFGFQCHVSSVPVFNSMRRPEVKTWGGVVTAAMVIALAVYMGTGICGFLTFGAAVDPDVLLSYPSEDMAVAVARAFIILSVLTSYPILHFCGRAVVEGLWLRYQGMPVEEDVGRERRRRVLQTLVWFLLTLLLALFIPDIGKVISVIGGLAACFIFVFPGLCLIQAKLSEMEEVKPASWWAMVSYGVLLVTLGAFIFGQTTANAIFVDLLA from the exons ATGGCCCAGGTCAGCATCAACAGTGACCTTGGCGAGTGGGGCTTAAGCACAGACTCCGGGGAGCGTGCCCGTCTGCTGCAGAGTCCCTCTGTGGACATAGCCCCCAAGAGCGAGGGGGAGGCCCCTCCTGGGGGTCTGGGCAGAGGCACCACTTCCACACTTGGAGCCATCTTCATCGTTGTCAATGCCTGCCTGGGCGCAGGGCTGCTCAACTTCCCAGCAGCCTTCAGCACTGCTGGGGGAGTGGCAGCTGGCATCACGCTGCAGATG GCCATGCTGGTTTTCATCATCAGTGGCCTCGTCATCCTGGCCTACTGCTCCCAGGCCAGCAATGAGAGGACCTACCAGGAGGTGGTGTGGGCTGTGTGTGGCAAGCTGACAGGCGTGCTGTGTGAGGTGGCCATTGCCACCTACACCTTCGGGACCTGCATCGCCTTCCTCATCATCATCGGGGACCAGCAGGACAAGA TTATAGCTGTGATGGCAAAGGAGCCTGAGGGGGCCGGCGGCAGCCCCTGGTACACAGACCGCAAGTTCACCATCAGCCTCACTGCCTTCCTCTTCATCCTGCCCCTTTCCATCCCCAGGGAGATCGGCTTCCAGAAATATGCCAG CTTCCTGAGCGTCGTGGGCACCTGGTATGTCACTGCCATCGTTATCATCAAATACATCTGGCCTGATAAAGAGATGACCCCAGCGGACATCCTGAACAG GCCAGCTTCCTGGATAGCTGTGTTCAATGCCATGCCCACCATCTGCTTCGGATTTCAG TGCCACGTGAGCAGTGTTCCCGTCTTCAACAGCATGCGGCGGCCTGAGGTGAAgacctggggtggggtggtgacGGCCGCCATGGTCATAGCCCTCGCTGTCTACATGGGCACAG gcatctgtggCTTCCTGACCTTTGGAGCTGCTGTGGACCCCGATGTGCTCCTGTCCTACCCATCGGAGGACATGGCTGTGGCCGTCGCCCGCGCCTTCATCATCCTGAGCGTGCTAACCTCCTACCCCATCCTGCACTTCTGTGGGCG GGCGGTGGTCGAAGGCCTGTGGCTGCGCTACCAGGGGATGCCGGTGGAGGAGGACGTGGGGCGGGAGCGGCGGCGGCGAGTACTGCAGACGCTGGTCTGGTTCCTGCTTACCCTGCTGCTGGCGCTCTTCATCCCTGACATTGGCAAGGTCATCTCGGTCATTGGAGGGCTGGCCGCCTGCTTCATCTTCGTCTTCCCAG GGCTGTGCCTCATTCAAGCCAAACTCTCTGAGATGGAGGAAGTCAAGCCAGCCAG CTGGTGGGCGATGGTCAGTTACGGAGTCCTCTTGGTCACCCTGGGAGCCTTCATCTTCGGCCAGACCACAGCCAACGCCATTTTTGTGGATCTCTTGGCATAA